A window of Rubricoccus marinus contains these coding sequences:
- a CDS encoding ABC-F family ATP-binding cassette domain-containing protein has product MILLRDLSLAFGGRQLFDGLTWTVRPGERVGLVGPNGAGKTTLLKAIAGELPLDGGEIIREGNATVGFLRQDTQEHDTSKSPLAEAREAFGDALDLEREAHEIADKMEAMPDHTSEAYEALVWRMGRVQEQMAMHDVHSIEARTATVLGGLGFSAEEMERPLSTFSGGWRMRVALARMLLSEPDVLLLDEPTNHLDIESIGWLEGYLKNYPGAVVLVSHDRYFLDRMTNRTAELVRGQIDEYAGNYDFYINEREERRRLWTARYENQQKEISEMERFVERFRAKATKAKQAQSRIKALERMERIPPPPQEAGEIHFRFPDPPPSVRVVAEVSEFSKSYPNEEGGENVVFDRAPRLLVEKGDTIALVGKNGAGKSTLARMLLAQEDFEGSLEIGARVKEAHFAQHQAEALPRDATVLEALREKGRGQSETQLRSLLGAFLFKGDDVFKSVSVLSGGERSRLALARTLLSPANFLVLDEPTNHLDLASKDVLSEAIRQYTGSVVLISHDRHFLDAVADRVWYAEDRTVRTYQGTYTEAEWQREQGTAAASLKASGASAAPTKGLAASGHGASGGTQKAIPTKTGGKRTKEEKRRAAEMRQRVSRATRGEETLDPASLSPDELAYAIDALEAAVAAKTKEKVDLERKLADPDLYADAKRFKQTSDAHAKASDMETHLMSIWETLAEAALA; this is encoded by the coding sequence ATGATCCTTCTCCGCGACCTCTCCCTCGCCTTTGGCGGCCGCCAACTCTTCGACGGCCTCACGTGGACCGTCCGTCCCGGCGAACGCGTCGGCCTCGTCGGTCCCAACGGGGCGGGCAAGACGACGCTTCTGAAAGCCATCGCGGGAGAGCTCCCGCTCGATGGCGGCGAGATCATCCGCGAGGGGAACGCGACCGTCGGCTTTCTGCGGCAGGACACGCAGGAGCACGACACGTCGAAGTCGCCTCTGGCGGAGGCGCGAGAGGCCTTCGGGGACGCGCTGGATCTGGAGCGCGAGGCGCACGAGATCGCCGACAAGATGGAGGCCATGCCGGACCATACGAGCGAGGCCTACGAAGCTCTCGTGTGGCGCATGGGGCGCGTGCAGGAGCAGATGGCCATGCACGACGTGCACTCCATCGAGGCGCGGACGGCGACGGTCTTGGGCGGGCTCGGCTTTAGTGCCGAGGAGATGGAGCGCCCGCTCTCCACGTTCTCGGGCGGCTGGCGCATGCGCGTCGCGCTCGCGCGGATGCTGCTCTCCGAGCCTGATGTGCTCCTGCTCGACGAGCCCACCAACCACCTCGACATTGAGTCCATCGGCTGGCTGGAGGGCTACCTCAAGAACTACCCGGGGGCCGTCGTCCTCGTCTCACACGACCGGTACTTCCTGGACCGGATGACCAACCGCACCGCCGAACTGGTGCGCGGCCAGATCGACGAGTACGCGGGCAACTACGACTTCTACATCAACGAGCGCGAGGAGCGCCGCCGCCTCTGGACGGCGCGCTACGAGAACCAGCAGAAGGAGATCTCCGAGATGGAGCGCTTCGTGGAGCGGTTCCGCGCCAAAGCCACCAAGGCGAAGCAGGCACAGAGCCGCATCAAGGCGCTGGAGCGCATGGAGCGCATCCCGCCGCCGCCGCAAGAGGCCGGCGAGATCCACTTCCGCTTTCCCGACCCGCCGCCGAGCGTCCGCGTCGTGGCCGAGGTCTCGGAGTTTTCCAAGAGCTACCCCAACGAGGAGGGCGGCGAGAACGTCGTGTTCGATCGGGCGCCGCGGCTGCTCGTGGAGAAAGGCGACACCATCGCGCTCGTGGGCAAAAACGGCGCAGGCAAGTCCACGCTTGCGCGGATGCTGCTCGCGCAAGAGGACTTCGAGGGCTCGCTGGAGATCGGCGCGCGCGTAAAAGAGGCGCACTTCGCACAGCACCAGGCCGAGGCGCTCCCGCGTGACGCGACGGTTCTGGAAGCACTGCGCGAGAAGGGCCGCGGTCAGTCCGAGACGCAGCTCCGCAGCCTGCTTGGCGCGTTCCTGTTCAAGGGCGACGACGTGTTCAAGTCCGTGAGCGTCCTCTCCGGCGGCGAGCGCTCTCGCCTTGCCCTGGCCCGCACGCTGCTCTCGCCCGCCAACTTCCTCGTCCTCGACGAGCCCACCAACCACCTCGATCTCGCGTCCAAGGACGTGCTCTCCGAGGCCATCCGGCAGTACACCGGCTCGGTCGTCCTGATCTCGCACGACCGCCACTTCCTCGACGCCGTGGCGGACCGCGTGTGGTACGCCGAGGACCGGACCGTCCGCACGTATCAGGGCACCTACACCGAGGCCGAGTGGCAGCGCGAGCAGGGCACCGCAGCGGCCTCGCTCAAGGCCTCTGGCGCCAGCGCGGCGCCCACCAAGGGCCTCGCGGCCTCCGGCCACGGAGCCTCCGGCGGCACGCAAAAGGCCATCCCGACCAAGACCGGCGGCAAGCGGACCAAAGAGGAGAAGCGCCGCGCCGCCGAGATGCGGCAGCGCGTCTCTCGCGCCACGCGCGGCGAGGAGACGTTGGACCCGGCCTCGCTCTCGCCCGACGAACTGGCTTACGCCATCGACGCGCTCGAAGCGGCCGTGGCCGCCAAGACGAAGGAAAAGGTGGACCTCGAACGAAAGCTCGCCGATCCAGACTTGTACGCCGACGCCAAGCGTTTCAAGCAGACCTCGGACGCGCACGCCAAGGCCTCGGACATGGAGACCCACCTGATGTCGATATGGGAAACGCTCGCCGAGGCCGCTCTCGCTTAA
- a CDS encoding FeoA family protein, producing the protein MFDAPPAPVSSFPAGKTIRVCFMGLDDATCSRLRDLGIREGCDACVMATGDKCVLALGASRVALRREVAMGLFATDTP; encoded by the coding sequence GTGTTCGACGCCCCTCCCGCTCCGGTCTCGTCCTTCCCCGCGGGGAAGACGATCCGTGTGTGCTTTATGGGCCTGGACGATGCCACATGCTCGCGCCTACGCGATCTCGGCATCCGCGAGGGCTGCGACGCCTGCGTGATGGCGACCGGCGACAAGTGCGTGCTGGCGCTCGGCGCCTCCCGCGTCGCCCTCCGCCGCGAGGTCGCCATGGGCCTCTTCGCGACCGACACGCCCTAG
- a CDS encoding FeoA family protein, with protein MTQTLDTLASGARGTISGYDGDPPMRLLEMGLVPGTPVEVVRLAPLGDPMDVRVRGFHLSVRKAEASRVVIEVAS; from the coding sequence GTGACGCAGACGCTGGACACGCTCGCCTCTGGCGCTAGAGGCACCATCTCTGGCTACGACGGCGATCCACCGATGCGTCTGCTGGAAATGGGCCTTGTGCCCGGCACGCCGGTCGAGGTCGTGCGGCTGGCCCCCCTGGGGGACCCGATGGATGTCCGCGTCCGCGGCTTCCACCTCTCCGTGCGGAAGGCCGAGGCGTCGCGCGTGGTGATCGAGGTGGCGTCGTGA